The Lolium rigidum isolate FL_2022 chromosome 2, APGP_CSIRO_Lrig_0.1, whole genome shotgun sequence genomic interval GAGGTTGTGTTGTTTGCTGCTCCGCAATGTATCGTGCTGTTGGTGTGGATTTGTAGCCTTCTTGACATTGTTTCAGCTGTCTTGGCCTttcttctatatgattgataAACCTTCGACTTATATGTGAATTTCCGCATGCCACATGCTTACATTTGAGGCATTTTTTAAGGATCGTAGCACTGGACTAATATTGTAGTGGTGTTTTGGAGACCgaactacatgtagctctttatttccgAACACTTAAAATTCGTATTTCAAAGTTAAAAAAAATCCGAAGTAAAAAATCTAGGGGTAACCAATGATGAATGCTACAATTGTGTGAAATATCAATATAAACTGATATGTATTCTACGCTACACGAAAATGATAATATCCGAGAAATTTTATAGTATtcaaatgtgcactattcactataaaatttgctagaatttatatttttgtgtagcctagaatataaagcagtttgtattgagattttacacgattgtagtatacatcattgactatctctagaattttatttcaaattttagaaacTTTGAAACACGAATTTTAAGTGTTTGCAAATAAAGAGCTATGTGTAGCTCGGCCTTCGTTTGAGGTTTCCCTATACATTTCCTCTATATAATTTGTAAAACTCAACATTTGGCTAAAAATATACACTTGCTTTTTTTTCAACGGAGGCAGTATTTTCACATGGTTTATTCGCAGCTTTAAACGTGGCACCTCCGTTCTATCTTCCAAGCGCCCACGCCCCTCCTCGACCTCCCAATCCGATTCACACAGCCTCTCGCCATCGCCATGTCCGTCGCCCtggcggccgcctcctcctcctcctcctctcgctaccTGCCGGGCCACGCCAACTCGCCCCACCACGGCCACCCTCTCCGCCGCGTGCGCTTCATCTCCTCTCCGCCGCAGCCGTGCGCCTCCCCATCGGCGCTACTTTGGCGGCGGCCGCCCCAGGCGGAAGCGCCCGCTACCTTCTGTTCCGCCCCGACGCTTGGCCGTGTCGGTTGGCCGCGTCGCGAGGGGAACGCCTGGCTACTCTCTTTCCGCGCTGAAACCGATGCTTCCTCGTCGGCCGAGGGGGACGGGGACTCCTCGCAGGCGGTCTCCGCGCTGCTTCCGGTCGTCGTCGTCGCAACCGCCGTCGCCGCTCTCGGAAACCCTGCCACCTTCTCCTGGTGAGCAAAGCAGCCGCTGGACGCTTTGAGAAGATTTGTTTGGCTTGGAATCTTGGACATCTAGCACATGTCACTGATTATTGTAACTCTTCTGTAGGGTCTCCAAGGAGTTGTACGCACCTGCACTCGGAGGCATCATGCTGTCCATTGGCATCCAACTATCCATCGACGATTTCGCGCTGGCCTTCAagaggtctctctctctctctctctctctctctctctctctctcttccgttTTTTGCCTTCTATTCATTCACCCAAGGTCACAGAGCATGCCACACCTCCTTAGCTGTCGGGCAGCCCAGCTGCAAGTGTGCCAGCCAGCCGCTTCGTGGCACGGTGGAAGGTGCCTGTAGCTTCGTCCTAGGCCGACGTACGGCCTGTCAAGGAAGGAGTCTTTAGCTTAGAGCTGAAGCCATTGTTTGTCTGTTCCTGTGTTGCATTTCCAGGCCGGTGCCGTTGTCAATTGGCTACATGGCACAGTACATGCTCAAGCCTCTGTTGGGCATGCTGATCGCAAGGGTGTTCAAGATGCCATCAGCGTTCTTTGCCGGTTTCATGCTTACATGCTGTGTCTCGGGTGCGCAGCTTTCGAGCTATGCTAGTTTCCTCGGGAAAGGAGATGTTGCGATGAGTATTCTGCTGACAAGCTACTCGACCATATCTTCGGTGATTGTGACGCCTGTTCTAACCGGATTATTGATTGGTTCAGTGGTTCCAGTTAATGTAATCGCGATGGCAAAATCTATTTTGCAGGTAATGAAACTGTTGGTAATCCCTAGCAATAGTGGATTCTTTCTTGCATTCCATATATTCTTGCTTATGAACATTGCCTTTTTTGTGATTATGACTGTGATTTCCTGCTTGCCAGGTGGTTCTTGTTCCTGtgacactaggtctccttctgaaTACCTATGCAAAACCAGTGGTGAATGTCATACAGCCAGTAATGCCATTTGTTGCTATGATATGCACATCACTTTGTATTGGGAGCCCTCTTGCTATAAATAGGAGTATGCTCCTCTCATCACAAGGACTCATGTTACTTCTTCCCATAGTGACTTTCCACATTGCGTCCTTTGTTGTTGGTTACTGGGTTTCCAAGTTGCCCGAGCTGAGGTAATTTGATACTGAAATAAAACTTTAtccgttcttcgtgttcctcttgCATCACtgtttgtccttgatcttgctaaAGCATAATTCAATGTTATTTTGAATCTCTTTGAATTGTGATGTATCTGAGTTATTTATTTTCTCCAATGCTTCTATTTGTTAGCTCTGCCAAATTCATGTATACTTGTATATGCATTCTATTGGGTATCTTGACCTAtttcagaaaaagaaaagcaGTTTTTACTTCTGTTGTTAGCTCCATCCTTTTGACATAACTTTAGTGAAGTACTTccatttacaaaaaaaaacatggTAATGTATGTTATACATATCATAACTTCATATGTTCTCTTAATGTCCATGGAAGTCTTCGGGTCCTGTATTTGTATTATTATTTTAACTGAATTACCCTATTTAATTGCTAGCTAATTATAAATACTGAGCGTTATTTGTTGGCCAAGTGGATAGAATTAATTTGCATAGTTTTGGAAAATAGTGGCCATGATGAATGTCGATAAAATGCTCACCATCCTGATAAATGACCTGTTATTGGCAGTATTTACTAACTTAATCCTCTGTGTGGAAAGGTAAACTAGTATCATATTAGCATTTGGTTCTTCTGCTACATTACATTCTAAATTAGAAATCATTACTGTCTGACAGCCATACTTTGTTGATGCCCTTTCGCTAAGTTTCTTGTTGCATTTGCTTGCAGACAAGAAGAGCCTGTTTGTAGGACTATTTCATTGTGTACTGGAATGCAGAGCTCCACCCTAGCAGGACTTCTTGCTACCCAATTTCTTGGAATCAGTCAAGCAGTTCCTGCAGCATGTTCCGTTGTTGTCATGGCAATATTTGGTTTGACTCTTGCATCATACTGGGGAAGTGGCCTGCGAATAAGAGATGTTCCTTTGAGATTATTTCCTCAAGCTTCCTCTGGCGCGAGATCTTAAGAAGTTGTCAGATTTAGCATTGGAATTCCTTTATGTGGACCCTACCCTGGATGGGAAAATCGTCGACCGTTTGGGGTTGCAGTTACAGTAGCGTCACGTACCTCACCCGGCACGAGGTAAGCCATAGCTACAAAAACAGACCTGCAGTTTGCAGACTGTGCAAGATACAATCAGCGGTGAGTAGAACCTCGCCACAAGAGCCATTAGCATCGCCGCATATGGTGGAAGGATAATGAGATGGAAGTCATATATCATGCCATGTCCAGTAGGTTCCATTGATGGGGTCTCTttagtttgtgtgtgtgtgtgtttgtagaTTCTAGATATAGTAGACACATTGGTGATTCTTATACACCTGGTACAGAGTCATataggtaagggcatctccagcggggcgacgcaaacggacgctgagcgaccgtttgcgtccgccgggccgaaaaatgcgtctagtaccacctccagcggggcgacgcaaagtgaccgggtcgtccacggcgacgcaaacctggtccaaatatgcgcaTCGGATGCGTTCTGCGGACGCTGCACGgatgcgcaaagtgtccgctcgcgtttgGCGGACGTTTTctctggcccgcctggcagtgatccagcgtcgatgcgtcttctccgccgcatactggcaccgaggcgtcgcttcggcagtctgcggccgcgtaaatggcgatgcctcgcgtggcgcgcggccgtggcctacctctgcgcacgtagtaatggcgatgccacgcgtggcgagggcctgcctccgacctatataaacaggggcgcgagcatctcatctccttccCACTAAATCATAGCCGCCTcataacctccaccg includes:
- the LOC124692262 gene encoding probable sodium/metabolite cotransporter BASS3, chloroplastic, encoding MSVALAAASSSSSSRYLPGHANSPHHGHPLRRVRFISSPPQPCASPSALLWRRPPQAEAPATFCSAPTLGRVGWPRREGNAWLLSFRAETDASSSAEGDGDSSQAVSALLPVVVVATAVAALGNPATFSWVSKELYAPALGGIMLSIGIQLSIDDFALAFKRPVPLSIGYMAQYMLKPLLGMLIARVFKMPSAFFAGFMLTCCVSGAQLSSYASFLGKGDVAMSILLTSYSTISSVIVTPVLTGLLIGSVVPVNVIAMAKSILQVVLVPVTLGLLLNTYAKPVVNVIQPVMPFVAMICTSLCIGSPLAINRSMLLSSQGLMLLLPIVTFHIASFVVGYWVSKLPELRQEEPVCRTISLCTGMQSSTLAGLLATQFLGISQAVPAACSVVVMAIFGLTLASYWGSGLRIRDVPLRLFPQASSGARS